The genomic segment CTCTCGCCCATGTACTTATATCATATGGTTTTGCATAAGCATAAGAAAGTTGATACTGAGGCGTAAGATATCCGGTTTTTCTGACAGATGAGACATTTCTGTAATCAAGTCGTTGGCTTGGGCAGAGAAAAACCTCTGCAGTTGTCACATATTTAACTCCTCCAAGGTTTCCAGAAGAATCTTTTCCAATCAACTTGTTAAAAGGTCTGTACGTTAAAACATACCAGGAACTTGTTGGTGGACCTTCATAATTCGGAAGCCAGCCACTATAATCTTCTGCATACATTCTAAAAGCAAGACCTATCTGTTTTAAATTATTTAAACAAATAGCTCTTCTTGCTCTCTCTCTTGCCTTACTCAAAGTAGGTAAAAGCATTGCTGCAAGAATCGCTATTATCGCAACCACAACAAGTAATTCTATAAGTGTGAAACCGGAAAATTTTCTTTTGTCCATTTTTCTCCTCCTTAAAAATTACCGGTACTTTCAGGTCCTCTTAAATAAATCTGCTGGTCTGGATGAACATAACTACTTCCTGTATTACTTGTGTACCAGTAAGGTTGACTTCCTCCCATTGAATAGTTGATATTCGGTATTTTTTCAGAAGGAATATACCATTTTCCATTTATATAGTAATTTCCACCCTGTGACACAGATTTTGTCCATCCAGTTGGACCAAGCCACTGAAAAGCAGGTATCCATTGAACATCTCCATTTATGTAAAGAACATTTATTCCATAAGTTTTGTGATTGCAAAGTTCCACAAGTTGAAATCTGTATTCCCAATAAGAACCAAATCCTCTATACCATTCAAAAGAGCCATTATCATCTACATACTTTTTATCAGACATAATTGCCCAGTTGTTTGAAGACAGGGTATCTGTTTTTCCTGTTCCTATTTCTATTGCCCCAGCAGGAACTTTAAGTTTTTTAGTGTTTAAATTTGGTGCATATGCATATGAGCAGTAAGGATATACAAGATATCCTGTTTTTGAAACTTTATCCCTTGAAGCAGGACATATAAACAATTCAGGATTTGTTACATATCTTGGTCCTGTAGGTGGTCCTGATGGAGGAGAAGTGCCAGCAGGTCCTGAAACATAAATACCAAGAAGTAACATCATTGAACGGGATGTCCTTATTCTATTATACTGATTTTCTAATGCTATGGGAAAATAACCATCATAATCATTTGCATAAAGGGAAAGAGCAATATACAATTGTTTTAAATTTGACATGCATACAGCCCTCTGCGCCTTTTCTTTTGCCTTTTCTAATGCAGGTAATATTAATGCTGCCAGAATAGAAATAATAGCAACTACAACCAGCAGTTCTATCAAAGTAAATCCCATTTTTTTCTTCATTTTTCTCACCTCCTTATTCTATTATTGGTTCTAAAAGTATTTCTTTATAAATTGAATTTATCCCTTTTTTCTTTTCTTTTATCCTTTCAAGTAGTATTTTTGCAGATATCTTTCCTATTTCATATCTTGGCTGTTTTATAAGTTTTACATCATAGTCTGTTCCATTTGGAAGAACTGGCTGGTCAAAAGATACAATTTTTATATCATCTTTACTTATATTCATATCTTTCAGTGCCTTGACAATTCCAACAGTTATTGGTTCATTCGCAGAAAAAATACCATCAATTTTTTCTTTTTTCATAATTTCTTTTATTGAATCATAACCAAATTCTTCTGTTGCATATCCATGTTTTATTATTTTTTCATCAGGTTTAAGACCACCTTCTTCCATTGCTTTTCTAAATCCCATAAATCTTCTTTCAGAACTGTAAAGTATCATTAAAGCACTCAGAAATGCAATTTTTTTACAGCCGCGTGAAATCAAATATTTTGTTCCAAGATACGCACCTTTTATATTATTTGTTGCAATAAGGTCTGCTTTAAATTTTTCAAGGGGGGTATCAGCAAATACAAAAGGTATATTCTTTTTTATCAATTCCTCATAATAAGAATTTTGATTAGAAAAATAATTTGCAGAAACTATGAAACCCTCAATGCCTCTTTCTGTAAACATTTCCATATATTCTCTTTCCTTTTCTGGATTATTATCGTAATTCCCAAGAAGTAAATGATAATTTTCTTCTCTTAAGTAATCCTCAGCTCCTCTTACAATTCCAGAAAAAATAGTAAATGTTATACAAGGAACAAGAATAGCAACTCCTTTATTCAATTTTTTTATTTCTTTCTGTCTTTCCTTTATGATTTTTGCTTCATCCCTTTTTTCAGAAGGAATAACAAAAGTCCCTTTACCAGTAATTCTATATATATAACCCTCTGCTTCAAGGATAGAAAGTGCTTTCCTTAATGTAATTCTGCTAACTTTATATTTTTCACAGAGTTGGACTTCGGTAGGAATCCTTTCTCCTGATTTGTATTCCCCCTTTTCTATTTTTTCTCTTAATTCTTTTTCTATTATTAAATAATCAGGCATCCCATTTTTCATACAAAAATATTATACCTTTTTATTTTAATTTGTCAACTTTTTTAAAAAAAAAATAATATATACAAAGCATCATATACAAATTTAATATGTAAAAGTTCTGGCTATTCAATTTTTAATTTGTAAATTTCAGCATAGTTGGTTGAATAGAGGATTTTAAATATATCTGGATTTTCCTCTATCCATTTCCTTTCAATATATTCTTTATCTTTTTTAATTATTATCCAGTCAGTTTTTTCATTTTTAAGTCCTTCAATCCACTTTTTAAAATCTGGGTTTTCTCTATACAAATTTTCTGATGGTTCCTCATACTTTATTCTTTTTCTATATTTGTACACAGGAATTGTTTTGATTGAATTTACTGACTGATAGAATACATTATTCTGAAAATTTTCTCCATAAAATGGATATATAAAAAAACTTCCAACATAAGCAATATTTTTTCCTTCTTTTGAATTTTTCTGTACAAATTCCCATATTTCTCCTTCTTCCTTATAAAAACTCTTCCAGAATTCAAACTTTATTTCTTTGTAAAGAGGCGTTTTTATATCAACCTGAAATATGAGAAATAGAATAAAAAGAAGTAAAAGGGGCACATAAAAAACAGGTTTTTTAATACGATTTATTATAAAAAATGAAATAAAAAGTATTGAAAAGATTATCAAAAACAAAGAAATACAGGAAGATGGAAAAACAGAAAGGAAGAAATACAGAAATACAGCAATGCATAAATATTCCAATTTTTGAAATGGGTAGAAAAGAGAAATAGATAATATTCCATAAACAGGCAAAAGGTGTCTTATTTGAAAGTAGGTAGAAGGGATTAATAAAAAATATAAAAGAATGGAAAGAGGAAATAAAAAGTAAAAAATTAAAATCTCTCTTTTTCTTATTGAGAGTGTAAAAGAAATCAGGAAAAATAAAAGAAGAACAATTTTTAAATTGAAAGAAGGGTCAATATGTAATGAAGAGAAAGCAAGAACAGAAAATAAATTTTTAATTTTTTCAATAATTGAAACCTTTTGATAAATATAAGCACCTCTGAATAAAGTAAAGTTTCCTAAAGTTATATCTGCAGGATAAACAGGATTACCTGTTAATAGAAGATTACGCCAGTAAGAAAAGAGACCAAAAAATAAAAGATAAAAAACAGAAAAATACAAAAGTTTAGAGAATTTACCAGATTTTTTTTGAAAAAGAAAGGGTAAAAGTAAAAGTGCAAAAAGTAAAGATAACGTTTTTATTGATAAAAGTAAAGAAAGGGATAAAAGTCCAGGAAATATATATTTTTTTTCTTTTTTGTTAAAAAAATAATAAGTTGTGATGAAAGTAGAAGCCATCATTAAATCAACAAAACACATTGTAGATTCTTTAAAAACAGGTTTTATAAGTGAAAAAGAAATAGCAGAGAGAGTTGAAAGAAAATCAGATAAACCAAATGATTTTGAAATTAAAAAAACAGAGAAACAACCAAGAATTAGAAATGGGAATTGAGTAAATTTAAAAAGGAATTCTTTTTTTGACAGAATGCTAAAAAAGTAAAAAATTTCTCCTCCAATAGGATAATATGTCATTGAAATTTCTGTAAAATAGAGGTTTGGTAAGGAAATTGAATGGGTTTTGTAATAATGAACAGCAAATGGTAAATGATATAGAAGACCATCTGTGGTTAAAGGGGGGAGTATCAAAAGATTAAAAATATAAAGAAGATGTAATGAAACTGTTAAACATAAAAAAATAGAGATTTTAAAAGGTATATTTTTTAAATCAGGCAATTTTATTTTTTTTATTTCTGGAAGAAGAAAAAGAAATATGAGGAAAAGAAAGATTAGAATAAATTGAGGATAAAGAATTTTAAAAAGGCCAAGAATTATTGAAATACCGTAAATCTGAAAGTAGAAAAAAATTAAAAAAATAACAAAAAATTCTATTATACCAGAAACTCCAAAAATTCCTGCAAGCAGAAAACTGTTTAAAATTAAAAAAAATAAATTTGAGAAAAACACTTTTATTTAATTATAACTCCTGCATATCCGACAACCTGTGAATAGTCCTTTGAAGTTTCAGCACTTGTTGTATAATAAACAAGTTGACCTTTTTCAGCACCAAGTTTTTTTGATGCAACAATACTTACTATAACTCCTGAATAACCACACATAGTAACATCCTTTTCCTCTATTCTTCTTATAACTTCATCTTCATCTAAATCACATATCGCCTCAATAACATAATTATCTTTACTTT from the bacterium genome contains:
- a CDS encoding GntR family transcriptional regulator, yielding MKNGMPDYLIIEKELREKIEKGEYKSGERIPTEVQLCEKYKVSRITLRKALSILEAEGYIYRITGKGTFVIPSEKRDEAKIIKERQKEIKKLNKGVAILVPCITFTIFSGIVRGAEDYLREENYHLLLGNYDNNPEKEREYMEMFTERGIEGFIVSANYFSNQNSYYEELIKKNIPFVFADTPLEKFKADLIATNNIKGAYLGTKYLISRGCKKIAFLSALMILYSSERRFMGFRKAMEEGGLKPDEKIIKHGYATEEFGYDSIKEIMKKEKIDGIFSANEPITVGIVKALKDMNISKDDIKIVSFDQPVLPNGTDYDVKLIKQPRYEIGKISAKILLERIKEKKKGINSIYKEILLEPIIE
- a CDS encoding DUF1559 domain-containing protein — encoded protein: MDKRKFSGFTLIELLVVVAIIAILAAMLLPTLSKARERARRAICLNNLKQIGLAFRMYAEDYSGWLPNYEGPPTSSWYVLTYRPFNKLIGKDSSGNLGGVKYVTTAEVFLCPSQRLDYRNVSSVRKTGYLTPQYQLSYAYAKPYDISTWARVSYSINPYAYVPGLGINAGTEPDSILAADRQRPDATKGTGNLGGGPLWVIDRWDWGGATGTEDQPVAEGSIPKGITLTEENNHGTAGINVLYMDGTVRWIAATKTEVSGEIKYILPMKRNYEGITQWVGRMHNPLIYAP
- a CDS encoding type II secretion system protein — translated: MKKKMGFTLIELLVVVAIISILAALILPALEKAKEKAQRAVCMSNLKQLYIALSLYANDYDGYFPIALENQYNRIRTSRSMMLLLGIYVSGPAGTSPPSGPPTGPRYVTNPELFICPASRDKVSKTGYLVYPYCSYAYAPNLNTKKLKVPAGAIEIGTGKTDTLSSNNWAIMSDKKYVDDNGSFEWYRGFGSYWEYRFQLVELCNHKTYGINVLYINGDVQWIPAFQWLGPTGWTKSVSQGGNYYINGKWYIPSEKIPNINYSMGGSQPYWYTSNTGSSYVHPDQQIYLRGPESTGNF